In Candidatus Bathyarchaeia archaeon, the following are encoded in one genomic region:
- a CDS encoding DUF488 domain-containing protein, translating to MIKEKIQVWTIGHSSRSIDTFLELLNEYQIQVLIDIRRFPTSKIEHFKKEQMQKWLSEHGIEYIWLGNELGGYRQGGYKKHMRTKLFKKGIKKLCGLAASKRVCLMCMEKNPKYCHRRFISTNLERKGAKLIHIIEKGQKSLTV from the coding sequence ATGATAAAAGAGAAAATACAAGTATGGACTATTGGACACAGCAGCCGTTCAATAGACACTTTTCTCGAATTACTGAATGAATACCAAATTCAAGTGCTCATAGACATCCGTAGATTTCCAACATCAAAAATCGAACATTTCAAAAAAGAACAAATGCAAAAGTGGCTCTCGGAGCATGGCATAGAATATATTTGGCTTGGCAATGAATTAGGCGGATACCGACAAGGAGGATACAAAAAGCACATGCGAACTAAACTTTTCAAAAAAGGAATAAAGAAGCTTTGTGGACTCGCGGCAAGCAAGCGTGTTTGCCTCATGTGCATGGAGAAAAACCCGAAATATTGTCACCGCCGATTTATCTCCACAAATTTAGAAAGAAAAGGTGCCAAACTAATTCACATCATTGAAAAGGGACAAAAGAGCCTTACCGTTTAA
- the glyA gene encoding serine hydroxymethyltransferase: protein MTTPHDEYNHVINLLQQHHKWFQESIPLIASENVPSPAVREAIMSDFGNRYAEGWPGERVYAGCRFIDQVEFKCIELMKRLFDAEFVDVRPISGVVANLVVYTAFTEPGDTMMALSIPCGGHITTGKKELGGTAGAVRGLVVEYLPLDYKELNIDIDKAKERIQKLAAEGRPPKLVMFGASVFPFPHPIKELEDMIHSVGGTVAYDAAHVAGLIAGKQFQDPLREGADVVSLSTHKTFFGPQHGGVLSWNKYADKIKRATFPGMVSNHHLHAVAGVTIACAEMLEFGQEYASQIVKNAKALAQALYERGFNVLAEHKGFTQSHVILIDITKQGDGGTIEETLEKANIIINRNLLPWDIKEGRHFMHPGGIRLGVSEVTRLGMKESEMDEIAEFIKRVVMDKEPLEKVKTDVAEFRRDYQKVHYCFENATEAYKYIKIR from the coding sequence ATGACTACTCCACATGATGAATATAATCACGTGATTAATCTTCTACAACAACATCACAAATGGTTCCAAGAAAGTATCCCACTCATAGCCAGCGAAAATGTTCCAAGCCCAGCCGTTCGCGAAGCAATAATGTCTGACTTTGGAAACCGCTACGCAGAAGGATGGCCCGGAGAACGCGTGTACGCCGGATGCCGCTTCATTGACCAAGTAGAATTCAAATGCATTGAACTTATGAAAAGGCTTTTTGATGCAGAGTTTGTGGATGTCAGACCCATTTCTGGCGTCGTAGCAAACTTGGTTGTTTATACCGCGTTCACAGAACCTGGCGACACTATGATGGCTTTGTCCATTCCGTGCGGTGGACACATCACGACAGGCAAGAAGGAGCTGGGAGGAACAGCTGGAGCTGTCCGCGGTCTAGTAGTTGAGTATCTTCCGTTGGATTATAAGGAATTAAATATTGATATTGACAAGGCAAAGGAGAGAATTCAAAAACTAGCAGCAGAAGGAAGACCACCTAAACTTGTCATGTTTGGCGCGAGTGTTTTTCCATTTCCGCATCCAATTAAGGAACTGGAAGATATGATTCATTCAGTAGGCGGAACAGTAGCATACGACGCAGCCCACGTAGCAGGATTAATTGCGGGAAAACAATTCCAAGACCCACTTAGAGAGGGCGCAGATGTAGTAAGCTTAAGCACACATAAAACATTCTTTGGACCACAACATGGCGGAGTTCTTTCATGGAATAAATATGCCGATAAGATAAAGCGTGCAACATTTCCAGGAATGGTAAGCAATCACCACTTACATGCAGTTGCAGGCGTCACAATAGCATGCGCGGAAATGCTTGAGTTCGGACAGGAATATGCAAGCCAAATAGTGAAAAACGCTAAAGCATTAGCCCAAGCACTTTACGAGAGAGGCTTCAATGTATTAGCAGAACATAAAGGTTTCACGCAGTCGCATGTGATTCTAATCGACATAACGAAACAAGGAGACGGCGGAACAATCGAAGAGACTTTGGAAAAAGCGAACATCATAATTAATAGAAACTTGCTACCATGGGATATCAAAGAAGGACGTCACTTCATGCACCCGGGCGGCATAAGATTGGGCGTGTCAGAAGTTACAAGACTTGGAATGAAAGAATCCGAAATGGATGAAATAGCAGAGTTCATTAAGCGCGTGGTAATGGACAAGGAGCCTTTAGAAAAAGTGAAAACGGACGTGGCAGAATTTCGAAGAGACTACCAAAAAGTACATTACTGCTTTGAAAACGCAACTGAAGCCTACAAGTACATAAAAATTCGGTAA
- a CDS encoding preprotein translocase subunit Sec61beta, with protein MSKKKKKKESAPMPAASAGLLRFFEEETEGVKVKPEILVALAITLIVVCVLANVFF; from the coding sequence ATGAGCAAGAAAAAGAAGAAGAAAGAGTCAGCGCCAATGCCTGCTGCAAGTGCAGGGTTGCTCCGGTTCTTTGAGGAGGAGACGGAAGGGGTCAAGGTTAAACCTGAGATACTTGTGGCTTTGGCAATAACCTTAATCGTTGTTTGTGTTTTGGCAAATGTCTTTTTCTAA
- a CDS encoding DUF2070 family protein, with the protein MASSDPLTISMDKAVKHYSSLFKLPPYGKMVLLLALLCMGSGIFSAIILFPSLYGLIMGMLLGISLLLTNIVLDHVISALILKGDPIYDLRRTTGLSLFSWVFWLFFIFTGAIVAVWFGSIWWIRLCLLGFSAVLIFRLTVLNATSFKSYSKLLAASFLQPIPCVLQLMIIWTKLDYLFFLLFLVFACVVSIISSWLFLSPLNRVGEKTLKVPSLSLLKAFLLNWVADLNAPFESFLEQLGEEQNVEVSLIKFDSAKPKAVIAVPSIHPGPFKNIGSSPLPSMLKTSLENALKCVACIPHGLLGHEFDLASQSQNQKVISQVIDSLNFEGSEAKATPFVKVSNGIATACCQIFGKSAFISFSLAPGTTEDFPQELGSFVSQEAERHGIACYTVVNAHNSINGNAGTEEVLRSLKAVAVECLEKAVSLKQLPFEVGIATVQPKEFSLRDGMGPGGITALVVKVGVQKTAYLVIDGNNMVTGLREKILSALSSIGINEGEIFTTDTHLVNAIVLVERGYHPIGEVIDHEKLIEYIKEAIVAATSNLERVKVACRKVEIHNVKVIGEKALETLCLLIDKAKRRAKRIVAPVFVSSGIILMLFLVFFLS; encoded by the coding sequence GTGGCAAGCAGCGACCCATTAACTATATCCATGGACAAGGCGGTTAAGCATTATTCTTCGTTGTTTAAGCTTCCGCCTTATGGAAAGATGGTTTTGCTTCTTGCCTTGCTTTGCATGGGCAGTGGTATATTTTCTGCAATTATCCTTTTTCCTTCTCTTTACGGATTAATAATGGGAATGCTTCTCGGCATTTCTTTATTACTTACGAACATCGTTCTTGACCATGTTATAAGCGCTCTAATTTTGAAAGGCGACCCCATTTACGATTTGAGAAGAACTACTGGACTTTCACTTTTCAGTTGGGTTTTCTGGCTTTTTTTCATTTTTACAGGAGCTATTGTCGCTGTCTGGTTTGGTTCAATTTGGTGGATTAGATTATGCCTTTTGGGATTTTCTGCCGTGCTTATCTTTCGGTTAACGGTTCTTAACGCGACATCATTCAAAAGTTACAGCAAACTCCTCGCAGCTTCTTTCCTTCAACCAATCCCTTGCGTACTTCAATTGATGATAATTTGGACGAAACTTGATTATCTCTTCTTTTTGTTGTTTTTAGTGTTCGCGTGTGTTGTAAGCATTATTTCAAGTTGGCTTTTCCTTTCCCCTTTGAATCGTGTAGGCGAAAAAACGCTTAAAGTTCCTTCCTTATCTCTTTTAAAGGCTTTCTTGTTGAATTGGGTTGCGGACTTAAATGCCCCGTTTGAAAGTTTTCTTGAACAGCTGGGTGAAGAACAAAACGTGGAAGTTTCTCTCATAAAATTTGATTCCGCCAAACCCAAAGCAGTAATTGCCGTGCCATCTATTCATCCTGGGCCCTTCAAAAACATTGGAAGCAGCCCTCTGCCCTCGATGCTTAAAACATCATTAGAAAATGCGCTGAAGTGTGTCGCATGCATCCCCCATGGATTGCTTGGGCACGAGTTTGACTTGGCTTCGCAGTCTCAAAACCAAAAAGTAATCAGTCAAGTTATTGACTCACTAAACTTTGAGGGTTCAGAGGCAAAAGCAACGCCATTTGTTAAAGTTAGTAATGGCATAGCCACGGCGTGTTGCCAAATTTTCGGTAAATCAGCTTTCATCTCTTTCAGTCTTGCACCTGGAACCACTGAAGATTTTCCTCAAGAATTGGGTTCTTTTGTTAGTCAAGAAGCAGAAAGACATGGAATAGCATGCTATACGGTTGTTAACGCCCATAATAGTATCAACGGAAATGCAGGTACAGAAGAAGTCTTAAGGTCATTGAAAGCTGTCGCGGTGGAATGCTTAGAAAAAGCGGTTTCCCTCAAACAGTTACCTTTCGAAGTCGGCATAGCCACTGTTCAGCCTAAAGAATTCAGTCTCAGAGATGGCATGGGACCGGGAGGAATCACCGCCTTGGTTGTCAAAGTGGGAGTTCAAAAGACTGCTTACTTAGTCATTGACGGCAACAACATGGTCACTGGGTTACGTGAAAAAATCCTCTCTGCCCTATCTTCTATAGGAATAAATGAAGGCGAAATCTTCACAACAGATACACATTTAGTAAATGCTATAGTGCTAGTTGAACGCGGATATCACCCTATCGGCGAGGTTATAGACCACGAAAAACTCATTGAGTATATAAAAGAGGCCATAGTTGCTGCCACATCAAATTTAGAACGCGTTAAAGTTGCATGCCGTAAAGTGGAAATCCACAACGTTAAAGTTATAGGAGAAAAAGCACTAGAAACCCTCTGTCTTCTTATAGATAAGGCTAAACGAAGAGCAAAGAGAATAGTTGCCCCAGTTTTTGTGTCAAGCGGCATCATTTTAATGTTGTTTTTGGTGTTTTTTCTAAGCTAA
- a CDS encoding pyruvate ferredoxin oxidoreductase subunit gamma: MLKEIRIHGRGGQGSVTAAELLAHAAFIEGKWVQAFPYFGAERRGAPVKAFARISDESILIHSQVYNPDYVIVLDPAIYKTVDVTEGLKKDGVIILNTTKHPDETGIKNYKVATVDATGIALELNLLVAGSPVVNTSIIGAFAKATEEVKLESVVKAIKETWSGAAGEKNSRAAELAYERLIKGW, from the coding sequence GTGCTTAAGGAAATCAGAATTCATGGGCGCGGAGGACAAGGCAGCGTAACAGCAGCAGAGTTGTTGGCGCATGCCGCTTTTATTGAGGGCAAATGGGTTCAAGCTTTTCCCTATTTTGGAGCAGAACGACGTGGCGCTCCAGTCAAAGCCTTTGCAAGGATAAGTGACGAATCAATTCTTATACATAGTCAAGTGTACAATCCCGATTATGTAATTGTGCTTGACCCTGCAATTTACAAAACTGTGGATGTAACTGAAGGATTGAAGAAAGATGGGGTAATAATCCTAAACACGACAAAGCACCCTGATGAAACTGGAATAAAAAATTATAAGGTTGCAACTGTTGACGCAACAGGAATCGCCCTCGAACTAAATCTCCTAGTCGCTGGTTCGCCCGTGGTTAACACGTCGATAATAGGTGCTTTCGCTAAGGCCACCGAAGAAGTTAAACTGGAAAGTGTCGTGAAAGCCATAAAAGAAACTTGGTCAGGCGCAGCTGGAGAAAAGAATTCTCGGGCTGCAGAATTGGCTTATGAGCGTCTAATAAAAGGATGGTGA
- the porD gene encoding pyruvate synthase subunit PorD, with amino-acid sequence MSSSSKTRKEMPLTPLSQPTVGSMGKTGTWRTFRPEVNYSKCTRCTLCWIYCPDAAIARQEDDSPKIDYDYCKGCGICANECPVKAITMKREEE; translated from the coding sequence ATGAGTAGCTCCTCAAAAACTCGTAAGGAAATGCCTCTTACGCCGTTATCTCAACCTACAGTGGGCAGCATGGGAAAAACAGGAACTTGGAGAACATTCCGGCCTGAAGTTAATTATTCCAAATGTACTCGCTGCACTTTATGCTGGATTTACTGTCCAGACGCAGCCATTGCACGTCAAGAAGACGACTCGCCAAAGATAGATTACGACTACTGCAAAGGCTGCGGAATATGCGCTAATGAGTGCCCAGTCAAAGCGATAACGATGAAACGGGAGGAAGAATAA
- a CDS encoding transketolase C-terminal domain-containing protein produces the protein MAQMIIDTANHIAGYAAKAARVKVVAAYPITPQTTVVEKIADFVENGEMDAEYIRVESEHSAMVACIAAAAAGVRTFTATSAHGLALMHEALHWASGSRLPVVMAVVNRAMGAPWSIWSDFSDSLSQRDTGWIQFYCADNQEVFDTIIQAYKLCEDERVFLPAMVCLEGFILSHTYMPVKIPEQKEIDDFLPPYRCGWILDVNRPLSHANLVSPDWYMEFRYMIQEAMENAKQLIPKIDKDYGKRFGFEYGGLLEKYKCDDADLVLVTMGTMASDAKIAVDSLRKEGLKVGVARVRVFRPFPTEEIAKLAEQTKMLATIDRHISFGMEGFLSSEIKASLYNKKNRPLLTGFIAGLGGRDVTSETIKKIAKKSLKQMHAGKVEKETEWVDLRE, from the coding sequence ATGGCGCAAATGATTATTGATACTGCAAATCACATCGCTGGATACGCTGCAAAGGCAGCAAGAGTAAAGGTTGTAGCTGCATACCCAATAACTCCTCAAACAACCGTGGTAGAAAAAATAGCTGACTTTGTTGAAAACGGAGAGATGGACGCCGAATACATACGAGTGGAATCCGAACACAGCGCCATGGTTGCGTGTATTGCCGCAGCGGCTGCGGGAGTCAGAACTTTCACGGCGACCTCTGCCCACGGATTAGCACTTATGCATGAGGCATTACATTGGGCTTCTGGCTCTCGTTTGCCTGTGGTTATGGCTGTTGTTAACCGTGCTATGGGCGCCCCTTGGAGCATTTGGTCCGACTTTAGTGACTCTCTTTCGCAGCGCGACACTGGTTGGATTCAGTTCTACTGCGCTGATAATCAAGAAGTTTTTGACACGATTATTCAAGCTTACAAACTCTGCGAAGACGAACGAGTCTTTTTGCCTGCCATGGTGTGCTTAGAAGGCTTTATTTTATCGCACACTTACATGCCTGTAAAAATTCCTGAACAAAAGGAGATTGACGATTTTCTGCCTCCCTACAGATGTGGGTGGATTTTAGATGTTAATCGTCCTTTGTCTCATGCGAATTTGGTTTCGCCTGATTGGTATATGGAGTTTCGTTACATGATTCAAGAAGCTATGGAGAACGCGAAGCAGTTGATTCCGAAAATCGATAAGGACTACGGTAAACGTTTTGGGTTTGAGTATGGCGGGTTGCTTGAGAAGTACAAGTGTGATGATGCGGATTTAGTATTGGTTACTATGGGTACCATGGCAAGCGACGCAAAAATAGCCGTTGACAGCCTTCGCAAAGAAGGTTTAAAAGTGGGCGTGGCAAGGGTTAGAGTTTTTCGTCCGTTCCCAACGGAAGAAATAGCAAAGCTTGCTGAACAAACTAAAATGTTAGCAACAATAGACCGTCACATATCCTTTGGAATGGAAGGCTTTCTTTCGTCGGAGATCAAAGCGTCTCTTTACAACAAAAAAAACAGACCATTGCTTACGGGCTTTATTGCGGGCTTAGGAGGAAGAGATGTCACTTCAGAAACTATCAAGAAAATTGCTAAGAAATCGCTAAAACAGATGCACGCTGGAAAAGTTGAGAAAGAAACTGAATGGGTTGATTTGAGAGAGTGA
- the porB gene encoding pyruvate synthase subunit PorB — protein sequence MVTIKELPREEYLLKGHAACAGCGPSIAIRLLFKALGNKVIMVVPACCTTVIQGPYPYTSVAVPLQNILFESTAAAASGIVAALRQRKMEDITVIGWAGDGGTVDIGIQALSGAAERETNFIYICYDNEAYGNTGMQRSGATPYGAWTTTTPSGKRERKKDMPFIMAAHRIPYVATACPSYPIDFVEKMRKARDIKGTKYIHILAPCPTGWRYDANKTVELGRLAVQTGLWALYEIEYGKFKLNSPSDRLVDKAKRKPVKEYLQLQGRFRNLTEEDINRIQQWVDEDWERYRKLTSNSLSDATLHGKI from the coding sequence ATGGTGACCATAAAAGAACTTCCAAGAGAAGAATACTTACTTAAGGGCCATGCAGCTTGTGCTGGTTGTGGTCCATCTATCGCAATTCGTCTACTCTTCAAAGCGTTAGGAAACAAGGTCATAATGGTTGTTCCAGCATGCTGTACGACTGTAATTCAAGGACCTTACCCATACACTTCCGTTGCTGTTCCTCTCCAAAACATTCTTTTTGAGTCTACCGCTGCCGCAGCTTCTGGAATTGTTGCTGCATTACGTCAGCGAAAAATGGAAGACATAACGGTTATCGGTTGGGCTGGTGACGGTGGAACGGTTGATATTGGAATTCAAGCATTATCTGGGGCTGCAGAAAGAGAAACAAACTTCATTTACATCTGCTATGATAACGAGGCTTACGGCAATACTGGGATGCAGCGAAGCGGAGCGACACCTTATGGTGCGTGGACAACAACTACTCCGTCAGGAAAAAGAGAAAGGAAAAAAGACATGCCTTTCATAATGGCGGCGCACCGAATACCTTATGTTGCAACCGCTTGTCCGTCATATCCTATAGATTTTGTAGAAAAGATGAGAAAGGCAAGAGACATCAAAGGTACAAAATATATTCATATTTTAGCACCGTGTCCTACAGGATGGCGTTATGACGCAAACAAGACAGTAGAGCTTGGGCGCCTCGCCGTTCAAACGGGCTTGTGGGCTTTATACGAAATTGAGTATGGCAAGTTCAAGCTTAATTCTCCAAGCGACCGTTTGGTTGATAAAGCAAAACGAAAACCTGTTAAGGAATACCTACAATTGCAAGGCAGATTCCGTAACTTGACAGAAGAAGACATCAACAGAATCCAACAGTGGGTTGATGAAGACTGGGAACGCTACCGCAAATTGACTTCAAACAGTCTGTCTGACGCTACACTGCACGGAAAAATATAA
- the albA gene encoding DNA-binding protein Alba: protein MTEKKRKEETAQKPAKPQRNPESNDNVVFIGKKPVMNYVVACLTFFNSGAKKVTVKARGRVISRAVDTVELLRRAFLKDLQLQGINISTEEVTRGEGQKSNVSAIEITVTRP from the coding sequence ATGACAGAAAAGAAGCGAAAGGAGGAAACCGCCCAAAAACCAGCGAAACCACAACGGAACCCAGAATCAAACGATAACGTTGTATTCATCGGCAAAAAACCAGTGATGAACTACGTAGTCGCTTGCTTAACCTTCTTCAACTCAGGCGCCAAAAAAGTCACAGTTAAAGCAAGGGGACGAGTGATAAGCAGAGCTGTTGACACTGTTGAGTTGCTACGGCGAGCGTTTCTGAAGGATTTGCAGCTTCAAGGTATCAACATATCTACAGAGGAAGTAACGCGCGGTGAAGGCCAAAAGTCTAATGTTTCAGCGATTGAGATTACAGTGACGCGACCATAA
- a CDS encoding acetyl ornithine aminotransferase family protein: MNYPKIVVTPPGPKARALVKKDEELISPSYVRFYPLVVESGKGCIVKDVDGNEYIDFNSGLVCLNVGHNHPKVIAAIKNQCDRFLHYSNTDFFYKEVIDLAENLSSITPGKDAKKVYFGNSGTEAIEAAIKLAKWHTRKQLFIGFISAFHGRTIGSLSFTASKPAQMRYFFPLMPGVTHVPYAYCYRCPFKLNYPECNYWCVDFIDEFVLQKYVPPEDVAAIVFESIQGEGGYVVPPPEYFQRLKKLADKYGILLIDDEVQSGIGRTGKWFAIEHWNVEPDIICSAKALASGLPLGATIAKAKIMDWVGGSHASTFGGNPLSCVAANAVIEIIKEERLLENATKQGAYILKRLEELKEKSEIVGDVRGKGLMIGMEIVENKENKKPESKKASEIMMRAWKRGVAVITCGASTVRIAPPLNITRELVDSALDIIVDVVKEVEKE; encoded by the coding sequence ATGAATTACCCAAAAATCGTTGTCACTCCACCTGGACCAAAAGCTAGAGCGCTCGTAAAAAAAGACGAGGAACTGATTTCGCCGTCATACGTGCGGTTTTACCCGCTTGTTGTTGAATCTGGAAAAGGCTGTATCGTGAAAGATGTGGATGGAAACGAATACATAGATTTCAACTCTGGCTTGGTATGCCTAAACGTTGGTCATAACCATCCAAAGGTTATTGCAGCAATAAAGAATCAATGTGACCGATTTTTGCATTATTCAAACACTGACTTCTTCTATAAGGAAGTGATTGACCTCGCAGAAAACCTTTCATCAATTACGCCAGGAAAAGACGCCAAAAAAGTCTACTTTGGTAACAGCGGAACCGAAGCAATTGAAGCAGCAATCAAACTTGCAAAATGGCACACTCGTAAGCAACTTTTCATCGGGTTCATAAGCGCGTTTCACGGGCGTACAATTGGCTCTTTATCTTTTACTGCTAGTAAACCCGCTCAAATGCGTTATTTCTTCCCGCTTATGCCAGGCGTCACTCATGTGCCTTATGCGTACTGTTACCGTTGCCCTTTCAAACTTAACTATCCAGAGTGTAACTATTGGTGCGTAGACTTTATTGACGAGTTTGTCCTTCAGAAGTATGTGCCTCCAGAAGATGTTGCTGCCATTGTTTTTGAGTCTATTCAAGGCGAAGGAGGATACGTGGTTCCGCCACCAGAATATTTCCAGCGGCTAAAGAAACTCGCAGACAAATATGGCATTCTACTCATTGATGACGAAGTTCAGTCTGGTATAGGCAGAACTGGGAAGTGGTTTGCAATCGAACACTGGAACGTTGAACCTGACATCATCTGTAGTGCCAAAGCATTAGCTTCGGGACTACCCTTAGGCGCAACTATAGCTAAAGCGAAAATTATGGACTGGGTTGGCGGTTCTCATGCAAGCACTTTCGGTGGTAATCCACTCTCATGCGTTGCTGCAAACGCTGTAATCGAAATAATCAAGGAAGAAAGACTTCTGGAAAACGCAACCAAACAAGGCGCGTACATTCTTAAAAGACTTGAGGAGTTAAAAGAGAAAAGCGAGATAGTCGGCGACGTAAGGGGCAAAGGCTTAATGATTGGAATGGAAATCGTGGAAAACAAAGAAAACAAAAAACCCGAATCTAAAAAAGCTTCGGAAATTATGATGCGCGCTTGGAAACGAGGAGTTGCCGTGATAACCTGTGGGGCTTCCACAGTTAGGATTGCGCCTCCACTTAATATTACGCGAGAACTCGTTGATTCTGCATTAGACATAATTGTAGATGTCGTAAAAGAGGTCGAAAAAGAATAG
- a CDS encoding GNAT family N-acetyltransferase produces MEIRKLTIENYEEIVRLWRKADLPFKPNGRDSKEAIAVQMRANPEFFLGVFENNRLVGVAVLSSDMRRGWINRLAIDPDYRNRGFAKALISESERIFRKHGLGIFCALIEDYNIASKKLFKKCGYVEHRDILYFSKRDSEEV; encoded by the coding sequence ATGGAAATTCGAAAACTAACCATAGAGAACTATGAAGAAATAGTACGGCTTTGGCGCAAAGCAGACTTGCCTTTTAAACCTAACGGAAGAGATAGCAAAGAAGCAATAGCCGTGCAAATGAGGGCGAACCCGGAATTTTTTCTTGGAGTTTTTGAGAATAACCGCCTTGTAGGCGTCGCGGTTCTAAGCAGTGACATGCGAAGAGGTTGGATAAACCGATTAGCAATTGATCCGGACTATAGAAACCGCGGTTTTGCCAAAGCACTGATTTCTGAATCAGAGCGAATATTTAGAAAGCATGGTTTAGGAATTTTCTGCGCCTTAATCGAAGATTATAATATTGCGTCAAAAAAGTTGTTCAAGAAATGCGGGTATGTGGAACACCGTGACATATTATACTTCAGCAAACGCGATAGTGAGGAAGTGTAG
- a CDS encoding MFS transporter, which yields MNFAEKLRQEFSFFRGNYLILIISWILIDFAHELPGTYYPDYVIQLGGSATILGIIMLVSLLALASVQFLGGYLADKYGRRWLVSSLTFGVALSFIFYAIAPSWELILVGAAIQNLCLLYQPALNALMADSLPPEKRGMGFSVLNLIMSVSTTPGPVVALFLVTAYSSITGMRIAYTIVIFLYLAAAIVRLKLKESIKTPEKINIREALRAYPKAIKEGINVWKTVPHSTRFLFFSELIMRFSIAMTQTLFMVYAFYVLQIGGPREVDPTFQLARINWGYAMIALFVCMIFLSLPVGRLIDKIGRKKPLLTANLLMIPAILLFILGNYLTLFIAMPLVGFSMLLGFSSYQTMYADLVPQSKRGKITGSANFFAYIFMALGAGLGGILYDAVSPMLPFLLTATFAIPSTVLILFVHEPKPEERQA from the coding sequence TTGAATTTTGCGGAAAAGCTGAGGCAAGAATTTTCATTTTTTCGAGGAAACTACCTAATACTTATCATAAGCTGGATTCTAATAGATTTCGCCCATGAACTGCCAGGAACATACTATCCCGACTATGTCATTCAACTCGGCGGAAGCGCGACAATCCTGGGAATAATAATGCTTGTTTCTCTGTTAGCATTAGCTTCCGTTCAGTTTTTGGGAGGATACTTAGCGGACAAATATGGAAGACGATGGCTTGTCTCAAGCTTAACCTTCGGAGTTGCCCTTTCATTCATTTTTTACGCGATTGCTCCAAGCTGGGAACTCATTCTAGTCGGAGCCGCCATACAAAACCTATGCCTACTATACCAGCCAGCCTTAAACGCGTTAATGGCTGATTCGCTACCGCCGGAAAAACGTGGAATGGGATTTTCTGTGCTTAATTTAATAATGAGCGTTTCAACCACACCTGGACCTGTTGTTGCACTATTTTTGGTGACTGCTTATAGTTCCATAACGGGCATGAGAATCGCCTATACTATTGTTATATTCCTATATCTCGCAGCCGCAATCGTGCGCCTAAAATTGAAGGAAAGCATCAAAACCCCCGAGAAAATAAACATAAGAGAAGCACTACGAGCATACCCAAAAGCCATAAAAGAAGGAATAAACGTCTGGAAAACAGTGCCGCATTCAACACGGTTTCTATTTTTCTCTGAATTAATTATGCGTTTCTCGATTGCAATGACCCAGACATTATTCATGGTCTACGCTTTCTACGTTCTCCAAATAGGAGGCCCACGCGAAGTCGACCCAACATTCCAGCTTGCTCGCATAAATTGGGGTTATGCCATGATTGCCCTTTTCGTCTGCATGATATTTTTGTCTTTGCCCGTAGGTAGATTGATTGACAAAATTGGCAGGAAAAAACCTTTACTAACTGCAAATCTTCTGATGATTCCAGCCATATTATTGTTCATTCTCGGAAATTACTTGACGCTCTTCATAGCCATGCCACTTGTTGGATTTTCGATGCTTCTCGGCTTTTCGTCTTATCAAACAATGTATGCTGACCTTGTTCCGCAATCAAAACGAGGAAAAATAACGGGTTCAGCGAACTTTTTCGCTTACATATTCATGGCTTTAGGCGCAGGTTTGGGCGGAATCTTGTATGATGCTGTATCTCCTATGCTTCCGTTTCTACTTACAGCTACTTTTGCAATTCCTTCTACAGTTTTGATATTATTTGTACATGAACCGAAGCCCGAAGAAAGGCAAGCATGA